The nucleotide window TTGAAGCCACGCAGTTCGCGCAGATAGCGCACGGGCTCGACACCGGCCTTGGCGAAGTGGCCTTTCATGGGCTTGTTGACCCGCTGGGCTTTCTTGGGTTGGAAGCCGAGCTGTACCGCCTCGTAGCCGTCCTTCTCGACGGTGCGTCGCTGCACGACGGGGCACGGCCCAGCCAGGATCACCGTCACCGGCACAGCCTTGTCGTTCTTCCAGACTTGGGTCATGCCGACCTTGGTTCCCAGGATGCCTTTCACCGTCCACCCCCCAGAATCTTCATTTCGATCTCCACCCCGGTGGGCAGGTCGAGGCTCTGGAGGCTCTCGATAGTCTTGCGGTTGGGGTCGGAGATATCAACCAGGCGGTTGTGGGTACGCAGCTCGAAGTGCTCGCGGCTGTCCTTGTGCTTGAACGGGCCCCGCAGCACGGTGAAGCGACGAACCCGCGTGGGCAGGGGCACCGGACCGGCCACCTGGGCCCCGGTGCGACGGACCGTCTCCACAATCTTGGCCGCCGAGGCATCCAGGCTCTTGTGGTCGAAGCCCCGTAGCTTAATGCGAATCTTTGGCATTCAGGGCCTCCTTTACTCGATGATCTTGGCGACGACCCCGGCACCGACGGTGCGACCACCCTCCCGGATGGCGAAGCGCAGCCCCTCCTCCATGGCGATGGGCTTGATCAGCTCGACGGTGAAGGTCACGTTGTCCCCGGGCATCACCATCTCCACCCCCTTGGGCAACTCCACCACCCCCGTCACGTCCGTCGTGCGGAAGTAGAACTGCGGCCGGTAGTTGGTGAAAAAGCCCGTGTGCCGCCCCCCTTCCTCCCGCTTCAGCACGTACACCGACGCCTCGAACTTGGTGTGCGGTGTCACGCTCCCCGGCTTGGCCAGTACCTGACCCCGCTCCA belongs to Calidithermus timidus DSM 17022 and includes:
- the rpsJ gene encoding 30S ribosomal protein S10, which translates into the protein MPKIRIKLRGFDHKSLDASAAKIVETVRRTGAQVAGPVPLPTRVRRFTVLRGPFKHKDSREHFELRTHNRLVDISDPNRKTIESLQSLDLPTGVEIEMKILGGGR